In Paraburkholderia bryophila, a single genomic region encodes these proteins:
- a CDS encoding LysR family transcriptional regulator yields MNVTLRQLRVFIEVARLQSFSRAGDEIGLTQSAVSRCVRELEGEIGLKLIDRTTREVQLTDVGGNLVSSVSRLLTDLDDALREIREIGEQRRGRVVVAASPTVACRLMPGVVAACGRQFPYVTLGLRDDVQSDVVRKVKSGEVDFGVIIGPFSADDLLSESLMTDSFCVVSRDDHPLALKTKVAWTDLEGQQLVMLDYASGSRPIIDAVMQEYGVSATVVQELGHSATVFGLVEAGVGVSVLPWLALPLPAGASLVARPLVPRAERTVELVRRRDRSLSPAAEAVWGLIRELPARAEDLG; encoded by the coding sequence ATGAATGTGACGCTGCGCCAACTAAGGGTTTTCATTGAGGTCGCGCGCTTGCAAAGCTTCAGCCGGGCGGGGGATGAGATCGGTCTGACGCAGTCGGCAGTCAGCCGTTGTGTGCGGGAACTGGAGGGCGAGATCGGCCTGAAGCTGATCGATCGGACGACGCGCGAGGTGCAGCTGACGGACGTCGGCGGCAATCTGGTGTCGAGCGTGTCGCGGCTGCTGACGGATCTGGACGACGCGCTGCGCGAGATTCGCGAAATCGGCGAACAGCGGCGCGGTCGCGTGGTGGTGGCTGCTAGCCCGACGGTCGCGTGCCGCCTGATGCCCGGCGTGGTGGCGGCTTGCGGGCGGCAGTTTCCGTACGTCACGCTGGGTTTGCGCGACGACGTGCAAAGCGATGTCGTGCGCAAGGTCAAGTCGGGCGAGGTCGATTTCGGCGTGATCATCGGCCCGTTTTCCGCCGACGATCTGCTCAGCGAGTCGCTGATGACCGATTCGTTCTGCGTCGTGTCGCGCGACGATCACCCGCTGGCGCTTAAGACAAAGGTGGCGTGGACCGACCTCGAAGGCCAGCAGCTCGTCATGCTCGATTACGCGTCGGGCAGCCGGCCGATCATCGACGCCGTGATGCAGGAATACGGCGTAAGCGCCACGGTGGTGCAGGAGCTGGGGCATTCCGCGACCGTTTTTGGGCTGGTCGAGGCGGGCGTCGGCGTCAGCGTGCTGCCTTGGCTGGCGTTGCCGCTGCCGGCGGGGGCGTCGCTGGTGGCGCGGCCGCTGGTGCCGCGCGCTGAGCGGACGGTCGAACTGGTGCGGCGGCGCGATCGCTCGCTGTCGCCGGCGGCGGAGGCGGTGTGGGGGCTGATTCGCGAACTGCCGGCGCGGGCGGAGGATTT